The Desulfarculaceae bacterium genome window below encodes:
- a CDS encoding DUF1926 domain-containing protein: MSSSPPAANGKMNLLMVLHAHQPVGNFPAVFARAVEECYRPVVLALEAYPEIRCGLHFSGPLLDYLRAHDQELIASIAGLAARGQVEMLSGGYYEPLLASIPARDSAAQMEMMNQATRRLYGSEPKGFWLAERIWEPSLPAKLAPAGLAYTLVDDTHFYYAGLGAGAMFGYHLTEREGHTLALFPTHKRLRYTIPFQEPAKTVEFLRASFEEQGPTSATYGDDMEKFGLWPDTWEWVFGQGWLLRFFDALLAESDWLATSTPGEFLAANPPQGRVYPPTASYEEMLTWALPAEASAELEHLIHELEEEGRFERMRRFLRGGQWDNFLIKYRESNLMHKRMLWVGDKLERRGERGPAYDHLLQAQCNCAYWHGLFGGLYLGHLRQAIHEHLIRAEALSDAEAHGEGPWAACAVNDLDRDGNDEVILASPLLDTVAHPAYGGSLSVLNLRPQAMNLADTLTRRFEAYHKQFEQEEAELKQSEGEVASIHDRVVFKEENLEQYLIYDWYDRACFQDHLLAPGADLAKYAKPDYGEWGDLVTGRYKVVDHGVAGAQAWCALERASFLYAPGGPFPLTMQKRFALEGGRLRADYALTLSDPNTPAFRLAVELNLTLLAASDPAKHLEFAGRAMALDEPFELPDIELISLNDQHDGFGLKMTPTSPAGLWHFPVETVSNSESGLERTYQGSSLSFIWPVPGGAGSWRFGLELELV, translated from the coding sequence ATGAGCTCAAGCCCGCCCGCCGCCAACGGCAAGATGAACCTCCTGATGGTCCTGCACGCCCACCAGCCGGTGGGCAATTTCCCGGCGGTGTTCGCCCGGGCGGTGGAGGAATGCTACCGCCCGGTGGTGCTGGCCCTGGAGGCCTATCCCGAGATCCGCTGCGGCCTGCATTTTTCCGGGCCGCTGCTGGACTACCTCAGGGCCCACGACCAGGAGCTGATCGCCAGCATTGCCGGGCTGGCCGCGCGGGGCCAGGTGGAGATGCTCTCCGGCGGCTACTACGAGCCGCTCTTGGCCTCCATCCCGGCCCGGGACTCCGCCGCCCAGATGGAGATGATGAACCAGGCCACCCGCCGCCTCTACGGCAGCGAGCCCAAGGGCTTCTGGCTGGCCGAGCGCATCTGGGAGCCATCGCTCCCGGCCAAGCTGGCCCCGGCCGGGCTGGCCTACACCCTGGTGGACGACACCCACTTCTACTACGCGGGCCTGGGCGCGGGGGCCATGTTCGGCTACCACCTCACCGAGCGCGAGGGCCACACCCTGGCCCTGTTCCCCACCCACAAGCGCCTGCGCTACACCATCCCCTTTCAAGAGCCCGCCAAGACGGTGGAGTTCCTGCGCGCCTCTTTCGAGGAGCAAGGCCCCACCTCGGCCACCTATGGCGACGATATGGAGAAGTTCGGCCTGTGGCCCGACACCTGGGAGTGGGTCTTTGGCCAGGGATGGCTGCTCAGGTTCTTCGACGCGCTCCTGGCCGAGAGCGATTGGCTGGCCACCAGCACCCCGGGCGAGTTCCTGGCCGCCAACCCGCCCCAGGGCCGGGTCTACCCGCCCACGGCGTCTTACGAGGAGATGCTCACCTGGGCCCTGCCTGCCGAGGCCAGCGCCGAGCTGGAGCACCTGATCCACGAGCTGGAAGAGGAAGGCCGTTTCGAGCGGATGCGCCGCTTCTTGCGCGGTGGGCAGTGGGACAACTTCCTGATCAAGTACCGCGAGTCCAACCTCATGCACAAGCGCATGCTCTGGGTGGGCGACAAGCTGGAGCGGCGCGGCGAGCGCGGCCCGGCCTACGACCACCTCTTGCAGGCCCAGTGCAACTGCGCCTATTGGCACGGCCTGTTCGGCGGGCTCTATCTGGGCCATCTGCGCCAGGCGATCCACGAGCACCTGATCCGGGCCGAGGCCCTGAGCGACGCGGAGGCTCACGGCGAGGGGCCCTGGGCCGCCTGCGCGGTCAACGACCTGGACCGCGACGGCAACGACGAGGTGATCCTGGCCTCGCCGCTTCTGGACACCGTGGCCCACCCGGCCTACGGCGGCTCGCTGAGCGTCTTGAACCTGCGGCCCCAGGCCATGAACCTGGCCGACACCCTCACCCGGCGCTTCGAGGCCTATCACAAGCAGTTCGAGCAGGAAGAGGCCGAGCTCAAGCAGAGCGAGGGCGAGGTGGCCTCCATCCACGACCGGGTGGTGTTCAAGGAAGAGAACCTGGAGCAGTACCTGATCTACGACTGGTACGACCGGGCCTGCTTCCAGGACCACCTGTTGGCCCCGGGCGCGGACCTGGCCAAGTATGCCAAGCCGGACTACGGCGAGTGGGGCGATCTGGTCACCGGGCGCTACAAGGTCGTGGACCACGGCGTGGCCGGGGCCCAGGCCTGGTGCGCCCTGGAACGGGCCAGCTTCCTCTACGCGCCGGGCGGGCCCTTCCCTCTCACCATGCAAAAGCGCTTCGCCCTGGAGGGCGGCCGCCTGCGGGCGGACTACGCCCTGACCCTCAGCGACCCCAACACCCCGGCCTTCCGGCTGGCCGTGGAGCTGAACCTGACCCTCTTGGCCGCCTCCGACCCGGCCAAGCACCTGGAGTTCGCGGGCCGGGCCATGGCCCTGGATGAGCCTTTCGAGCTGCCCGACATCGAGCTGATCAGTCTCAACGATCAGCACGACGGCTTCGGCCTGAAAATGACCCCCACTAGCCCGGCCGGGCTGTGGCACTTCCCGGTGGAGACGGTCTCCAACTCCGAGTCCGGCCTGGAGCGCACCTACCAGGGATCGAGCCTGAGCTTTATCTGGCCGGTGCCCGGCGGGGCGGGCTCCTGGCGCTTCGGCCTGGAGCTGGAGCTGGTTTGA
- a CDS encoding DUF3536 domain-containing protein — protein MSRFFCIHGHFYQPPRENPWLEAVEVQDSAAPFHDWNQRVTAECYAPNAAARMLCPKGTIENIVNNYQLISFNFGPTLLWWMDSEAPEVVQALKEADRISQERWGHGNALAQVYNHLIMPLASRHDKLTQIRWGIEDFQHHFGRAPEGMWLAETAVDLESLELMAGEGIKFTILAPHQAKAVRPEGEDWQTVGSEGVDFRRPYRVSTRAGDIAVFFYQGPLSRGVAFEGLLDDGARFAERIKESLPPEGGEDSILAMATDGESYGHHHRFGEMALAFALNQLDQDPSVELTNLAAYLAAHPPAWEAQIAENTSWSCVHGVERWRSDCGCAVNPGVGNQAWRGPLRRAVDGLLARLTGLLDMVGSEFFSDPWAARDDYIGLILDESQDKRDEFFRAHQSHELSEDERIKALKLLESQRWGLFAATSCAWFFDDLAGIEAVQNLRFAARALQLAGELNGGGWEEDMIDILAAAMSNDPGEGNGADIWRRRVAPARVGPRRVAAHAAISGVLGSEPPPEELFIYDLTPSGHRHRSNLGMELSWGRVSVTHRRLGQAHRLIYAALHPGGHEFIARVAHDQGSWDPSSLEAPVEPLLRMLDRRGLADLLQKSLGGETFALGDLFLEGRRSLAQEMLERTLKSEFDLASNLYDTHRDTMAFLREINVPRPKLFEALAQAVLAGELIRLLYGDRRSLSPERLGELVGQARELDLDLKGPRVRRAVEEALTREVGALANDPGDAETLGRAVSILDLSDALNLEPNLWEAQNIFFGLGQKAGAGQLGEGLMDLGRRLNLETPAK, from the coding sequence ATGAGCCGATTCTTCTGCATTCACGGGCACTTCTACCAACCACCCCGGGAGAACCCCTGGCTGGAAGCGGTGGAGGTGCAAGACAGCGCCGCGCCTTTCCACGATTGGAACCAGCGGGTCACCGCTGAGTGCTACGCGCCCAACGCGGCCGCGCGCATGCTCTGCCCCAAGGGCACCATCGAGAACATCGTCAACAACTACCAGCTCATCTCCTTCAACTTCGGGCCCACCCTGCTCTGGTGGATGGACTCCGAGGCCCCGGAGGTGGTTCAGGCCCTCAAGGAAGCCGACCGCATCAGCCAAGAGCGCTGGGGCCACGGCAACGCCCTGGCCCAGGTCTACAACCATCTGATCATGCCCCTGGCCTCCCGCCACGACAAGCTCACCCAGATCCGCTGGGGCATCGAGGATTTTCAGCACCATTTCGGCCGCGCACCCGAAGGCATGTGGCTGGCCGAGACCGCGGTGGATTTGGAGAGCCTGGAGCTCATGGCCGGGGAGGGCATCAAGTTCACCATCCTGGCCCCCCACCAGGCCAAAGCCGTGCGCCCCGAGGGCGAGGACTGGCAAACCGTGGGCTCGGAGGGGGTGGACTTCCGGCGGCCTTACCGGGTGAGCACCCGGGCGGGCGACATCGCGGTGTTTTTCTATCAGGGCCCCCTGAGCCGGGGGGTGGCCTTCGAGGGCCTGTTGGACGACGGGGCCCGCTTTGCCGAGCGCATCAAAGAGAGCCTGCCCCCCGAGGGCGGCGAGGACAGCATCCTGGCCATGGCCACGGACGGCGAGTCTTACGGCCATCATCACCGCTTCGGCGAGATGGCCTTGGCCTTTGCCCTGAACCAGCTGGACCAGGACCCGTCCGTGGAGCTGACCAACCTGGCCGCCTATCTGGCCGCCCACCCCCCCGCCTGGGAGGCCCAGATCGCGGAGAACACCTCCTGGTCCTGCGTGCACGGGGTGGAGCGCTGGCGCTCGGACTGCGGCTGCGCGGTCAACCCGGGGGTGGGCAACCAGGCCTGGCGCGGCCCCCTGCGCCGGGCGGTGGACGGCCTCCTGGCCCGGCTCACCGGCCTGCTGGACATGGTGGGCTCCGAGTTCTTCAGCGACCCCTGGGCCGCGCGCGACGACTACATCGGGCTGATCCTGGACGAGAGCCAGGACAAGCGCGACGAGTTTTTCAGGGCCCACCAGTCCCACGAGCTGAGCGAGGATGAGCGCATCAAGGCGCTCAAGCTTTTGGAGAGCCAACGCTGGGGCCTGTTCGCGGCCACCAGCTGCGCCTGGTTCTTCGACGACCTGGCGGGCATCGAGGCGGTGCAGAACCTGCGCTTCGCGGCGCGGGCCCTGCAACTGGCCGGCGAGCTTAACGGCGGCGGCTGGGAAGAGGATATGATCGACATCCTGGCTGCGGCTATGAGCAACGACCCCGGCGAGGGCAACGGGGCCGACATCTGGCGCCGCCGGGTGGCCCCGGCCCGGGTGGGGCCCCGCCGGGTGGCGGCCCACGCGGCCATCAGCGGGGTGTTGGGCTCCGAGCCTCCGCCCGAGGAATTGTTCATCTACGATCTGACCCCCAGCGGCCACCGCCACCGCTCCAACCTGGGCATGGAGCTGTCCTGGGGCCGGGTCAGCGTCACCCACCGCCGTTTGGGCCAGGCGCACCGGCTGATCTACGCGGCCCTGCACCCCGGCGGCCACGAGTTCATCGCCCGGGTGGCCCATGACCAGGGCTCCTGGGATCCGTCCTCCCTGGAGGCCCCGGTGGAGCCCCTGCTGCGCATGTTGGACCGCCGGGGGCTGGCCGACCTGCTGCAAAAGAGCCTGGGCGGCGAGACCTTCGCCCTGGGCGACCTCTTTTTGGAGGGCCGCCGCTCCCTGGCCCAGGAGATGCTGGAGCGCACCCTCAAGAGCGAGTTCGACCTGGCCAGCAACCTCTACGACACTCACCGCGACACCATGGCCTTTTTGCGCGAGATCAACGTGCCCCGGCCCAAGCTCTTCGAGGCCCTGGCCCAGGCGGTGTTGGCCGGCGAGCTGATCCGCTTGCTCTACGGCGACCGCCGCTCCCTGAGCCCCGAGCGCCTTGGCGAGCTGGTGGGCCAGGCCCGCGAGCTGGACCTGGACCTCAAGGGGCCCCGGGTGCGCCGCGCGGTGGAAGAGGCCCTGACCCGCGAGGTGGGCGCTCTGGCAAACGACCCCGGCGACGCCGAAACCCTGGGCCGGGCGGTGAGCATTTTGGACCTGTCGGACGCCCTGAACCTGGAGCCCAACCTGTGGGAGGCCCAGAACATCTTCTTCGGCCTGGGCCAAAAGGCCGGGGCCGGGCAACTCGGCGAAGGCCTGATGGACCTGGGCCGCCGCCTCAACCTGGAAACGCCAGCCAAATGA
- a CDS encoding SagB family peptide dehydrogenase: MSLEYHQHTAYSRESMSGGYMDWANQPWPFKRYPGTPPRELPQPELPKAAFWPLALQWPLPQRGEAKLNPARVSGLLALAAGLTAQSQGGVYLRAPASAGALYPAELYFCAQGLEGLPDGLWHYAPDQGGPRLLRAGDLSAGAAAALGGPARELSFLISGVFWKSAWKYKTRAWRYCLLDGGHLLANLELVLAAYGLGQRLCLDFAEAPAQTLLGLDPQREALVAGVAAGGEVAAGPPLEGGWVHPPEEPHSPREGRDAVIAEAATLGGLAEAREAPNWPEDEAPEEAPRLKPAPPEPGPELARTIISRRSRRNFLAEPLGPGQLTLLLNAALPAESPLGATVLLGPGGEHPVGAYVWHAGAKALERLGRVDQRRAAAAASLGQMWVGQAALNLVLWADPARLQKTAGERGYRHAMLAAGRAGQRLYLAAQALGLGCCGVGAFYDAEMAGAALLPPGAEPLYLLAAGPVKGGA; this comes from the coding sequence ATGAGCCTGGAGTATCACCAGCACACCGCCTATAGCCGCGAGAGCATGAGCGGCGGGTATATGGACTGGGCCAACCAGCCCTGGCCCTTCAAGCGCTATCCGGGCACCCCACCCCGCGAGCTGCCCCAACCCGAGTTGCCCAAGGCCGCCTTCTGGCCCCTGGCCTTGCAATGGCCCCTGCCCCAGCGAGGCGAGGCCAAGCTGAACCCGGCCCGCGTCTCGGGCCTGCTGGCCTTGGCCGCCGGGCTAACCGCCCAGAGCCAGGGCGGGGTGTATCTGCGCGCCCCGGCCAGCGCGGGGGCCCTGTACCCGGCGGAGCTGTATTTCTGCGCCCAGGGCCTGGAGGGCCTGCCCGACGGCCTATGGCACTACGCCCCGGACCAGGGCGGCCCCCGCCTGCTGCGCGCGGGAGACCTCAGCGCCGGAGCGGCCGCCGCCCTGGGCGGACCGGCGCGGGAGCTGAGCTTTCTGATCAGCGGGGTGTTCTGGAAGAGCGCCTGGAAGTACAAGACCCGGGCCTGGCGCTACTGCCTCTTGGACGGCGGACATCTGTTGGCCAACCTGGAGCTGGTGCTGGCCGCCTATGGTCTGGGGCAGCGTTTGTGCCTGGACTTTGCCGAGGCCCCGGCCCAGACGCTCCTGGGCCTGGACCCGCAGCGCGAGGCCCTGGTGGCCGGGGTGGCCGCCGGGGGCGAGGTGGCGGCCGGTCCGCCCCTGGAAGGGGGCTGGGTGCATCCACCCGAGGAGCCGCATTCGCCTCGCGAGGGGCGCGACGCGGTGATCGCCGAGGCTGCCACCTTGGGCGGCCTGGCCGAGGCGCGGGAGGCCCCGAACTGGCCGGAGGACGAGGCCCCCGAGGAGGCGCCCCGCCTGAAGCCCGCGCCGCCCGAGCCCGGCCCGGAGCTGGCGCGGACCATCATCAGCCGCCGCTCGCGGCGCAACTTTTTGGCCGAGCCATTGGGGCCGGGGCAGCTCACCCTGCTGCTGAACGCGGCCCTGCCCGCCGAGAGCCCCCTGGGGGCCACGGTGCTCCTGGGGCCGGGGGGCGAGCACCCCGTGGGGGCCTACGTCTGGCACGCCGGGGCCAAGGCCCTGGAGCGCCTGGGCCGGGTGGATCAGCGCCGGGCCGCGGCCGCGGCCAGCCTGGGGCAGATGTGGGTGGGCCAGGCCGCGCTTAATCTGGTGCTGTGGGCCGACCCCGCCCGTTTGCAAAAGACCGCCGGGGAGCGGGGCTACCGCCACGCCATGCTGGCCGCGGGGCGGGCCGGGCAGCGGCTCTATCTGGCCGCGCAGGCCCTGGGCCTGGGCTGCTGCGGGGTGGGTGCCTTTTACGACGCCGAGATGGCCGGAGCCGCCCTGTTGCCCCCCGGCGCCGAGCCCCTGTACCTGTTGGCCGCCGGGCCGGTGAAGGGCGGGGCTTAG
- a CDS encoding ABC transporter ATP-binding protein produces the protein MIEVRDLTKRFGATVAVDRLNFSLDQGEILGFLGPNGAGKTTTMRILTGFYPPTAGQAFINGHDVVEEPMPARRAVGYLPESVPLYVDMRVEEYLRFVGEAKGLAPAEAKREAGRCMSAVGVQKRARQLIKQLSKGYRQRVGLAQALMGDPPVLILDEPTIGLDPGQIVEIRSLIRGFAGSKTVVLSSHILPEVAATCSKVVIINQGRLVAEGPPELLRSGRGDGSSLKVRIGGPAEELAGLLERVPGVESVACSLESAPGGGCWFMVETGADDEVASRVARAVVEAGHALHELSPVTASLEEVFMQLTTSEASGGEEAA, from the coding sequence ATGATCGAAGTTCGTGATCTGACCAAGCGCTTCGGGGCCACGGTGGCGGTGGACCGCCTGAATTTCAGCCTGGACCAGGGCGAGATCCTGGGATTCCTGGGCCCCAACGGGGCGGGCAAAACCACCACCATGCGCATTCTCACCGGCTTCTACCCCCCCACCGCCGGTCAGGCCTTTATCAACGGCCATGACGTGGTGGAGGAGCCCATGCCCGCCCGCCGGGCGGTGGGCTATCTGCCCGAGAGCGTGCCGCTCTACGTGGACATGCGGGTGGAGGAATACCTGCGCTTCGTGGGCGAGGCCAAGGGCCTGGCCCCGGCCGAGGCCAAGCGCGAGGCCGGGCGCTGCATGAGCGCGGTGGGAGTGCAAAAGCGGGCCCGCCAGCTCATCAAGCAGCTTTCCAAGGGCTACCGTCAGCGGGTGGGCCTGGCCCAGGCGCTCATGGGCGATCCGCCGGTGCTGATCCTGGACGAGCCCACCATCGGCCTGGACCCCGGGCAGATCGTGGAGATCCGCAGCCTCATCCGGGGCTTCGCGGGCTCCAAGACCGTGGTGCTATCCAGCCACATCCTGCCCGAGGTGGCCGCCACCTGCTCCAAGGTGGTGATCATCAACCAGGGCCGCCTGGTGGCCGAGGGCCCGCCCGAGCTTCTGCGCTCCGGGCGCGGCGACGGCTCCAGCCTCAAGGTTCGGATCGGCGGCCCCGCCGAGGAGCTCGCCGGGCTTCTGGAGCGGGTGCCGGGGGTGGAGTCGGTGGCCTGCTCCCTGGAGAGCGCGCCGGGCGGCGGTTGCTGGTTCATGGTGGAAACCGGGGCCGACGACGAGGTGGCCTCCCGGGTGGCCCGGGCGGTGGTGGAGGCGGGGCACGCCCTGCACGAGCTGAGCCCGGTCACCGCCAGCCTGGAAGAGGTGTTCATGCAGCTGACCACCAGCGAGGCTAGCGGAGGGGAGGAAGCGGCATGA
- a CDS encoding ABC transporter permease, with the protein MRAFLAIYKRELKAYFHSPVAYVVLVCFLAISGYFFYAGVSFYSLASLQVMQNPMMMELNLQTHLIAQMVSSGAVILLFGTPLLTMRLLAEEKKSGTIELLLSYPLSDASVVLGKFFAAWSVTAILVIATWVQLALLAPMADLPWRPIMVSYGGLLLLSGAMVAFSLWTSSLTESQLVAAFLGFLALLLLWAVGWAAPLVQPSLGELLKGLSLGSHFENFPKGLVDTTDLAYFVLFIGLFLFLSIRTLEAKRWKA; encoded by the coding sequence ATGAGGGCATTTCTGGCCATCTACAAACGCGAGTTGAAAGCCTACTTCCACTCGCCCGTGGCCTACGTGGTGCTGGTCTGCTTCCTGGCCATCAGCGGCTACTTCTTCTACGCCGGGGTGAGCTTCTACTCCCTGGCCAGCTTGCAGGTGATGCAGAACCCCATGATGATGGAGCTGAACCTGCAAACCCACCTCATCGCCCAGATGGTATCCAGCGGGGCGGTGATCCTTCTGTTCGGCACCCCGCTGTTGACCATGCGCCTGTTGGCCGAGGAAAAGAAGAGCGGCACCATCGAGCTGCTGCTCTCTTATCCCCTGAGCGACGCCAGCGTGGTGCTGGGCAAGTTCTTCGCGGCCTGGAGCGTGACCGCCATCCTGGTGATCGCCACCTGGGTGCAGCTGGCCCTCTTGGCCCCCATGGCCGATCTGCCCTGGCGGCCCATCATGGTCTCCTACGGCGGGCTGCTCCTATTGTCCGGAGCCATGGTGGCCTTCAGCCTGTGGACCAGCTCCCTCACCGAGAGCCAGCTGGTGGCCGCCTTCCTGGGTTTCCTGGCCTTGCTCTTGTTGTGGGCGGTGGGCTGGGCCGCGCCCCTGGTGCAGCCCTCCCTGGGCGAGCTCCTCAAGGGCCTGAGCCTGGGCAGCCACTTCGAAAACTTCCCCAAGGGCCTGGTGGACACCACCGACCTGGCCTACTTCGTACTGTTCATAGGGCTGTTCCTGTTCCTTAGCATTCGCACCCTGGAGGCTAAGCGGTGGAAGGCATGA
- a CDS encoding GldG family protein, with amino-acid sequence MRHNPTAKWLALVGLIVMACGGLFYALSIRHDLYGAIAAGVGLLLVLVAALMAREAVGAFFARRSARLGLGSGVAILAVLALVLFLGALATRHHLRWDFSQGSSYTLSAQTVQVLKGLKKPVKAYAFFKDAQAGRAQAAEELEKYAYVSRQFTYQMVNPDHQPTLAKSLGVRNYGTVVLVSGGKDERVQLPEEQELTNALIRLGRTEKKKVYFLTGHGEPSLDGVGKEDLSSFRKALEASNYEVKSLMLVTSSQVPPDAAVVIVAGPEQTLRPQETLRLAAYQAKGGAVLLLLDPDSDAGLASWLDKRGVVIGQDIIIDQAARLAGLSPLVPVISEYGFHEITKVLSGTICFFPQARSVRMSPKPPAGVKGEELVKSSPASWATNYKEFLAWYQAQVDKIKQNQEQQKSIELKPGPKDTKGPISLGVAVSIEGKAPDQGKAPSPARLVVFGDADFVNNEFLDLGGNHDLVMNSVSWLAKDDDLVSIRAKKKTSQPLLLQPAQERLLFWIPLVVWPLVVAVIGAVMILRRRRGR; translated from the coding sequence ATGAGACACAACCCGACAGCCAAGTGGCTGGCCCTCGTTGGCCTGATCGTCATGGCCTGCGGCGGCCTGTTCTATGCCCTGAGCATCCGGCACGACCTCTACGGCGCCATCGCCGCCGGGGTGGGCCTGCTATTGGTGCTCGTCGCCGCCCTGATGGCCCGCGAGGCGGTTGGGGCCTTCTTCGCGCGGCGCTCGGCCCGTTTGGGCCTGGGCAGCGGTGTGGCCATCCTGGCGGTCTTGGCCCTGGTGCTCTTCCTGGGCGCCCTGGCCACCCGCCATCACCTGCGCTGGGACTTCAGCCAGGGCTCCTCCTACACCCTCTCGGCTCAGACCGTTCAGGTGTTGAAGGGCCTCAAGAAGCCGGTGAAGGCCTACGCCTTTTTCAAGGACGCCCAGGCCGGACGGGCCCAGGCCGCCGAGGAGCTGGAGAAGTACGCCTACGTCAGCCGCCAGTTCACTTATCAGATGGTGAACCCGGACCACCAGCCCACCCTGGCCAAGAGCCTGGGGGTGCGCAACTACGGCACCGTGGTTTTGGTGAGCGGGGGCAAGGACGAGCGGGTGCAGCTGCCCGAGGAGCAGGAGCTGACCAACGCCCTGATCCGCCTGGGCCGCACCGAGAAAAAGAAGGTCTACTTCCTCACCGGCCACGGCGAGCCTTCCCTGGACGGGGTGGGCAAGGAAGACCTGAGCAGCTTCCGGAAGGCCCTGGAGGCCAGCAACTACGAGGTCAAGAGCCTGATGCTGGTGACCTCCAGCCAGGTGCCCCCGGACGCGGCGGTGGTTATCGTGGCCGGGCCGGAGCAGACGCTCAGGCCCCAGGAGACCCTGCGCCTGGCCGCCTACCAGGCCAAGGGCGGCGCGGTGCTCTTGCTCCTGGACCCGGACAGCGACGCGGGCCTGGCCTCCTGGCTGGACAAGCGCGGCGTGGTCATCGGCCAGGACATTATCATCGACCAGGCGGCCCGCCTGGCCGGCCTGAGCCCCCTGGTGCCGGTGATCAGCGAGTACGGCTTCCACGAGATAACCAAGGTGCTCTCCGGCACCATCTGCTTCTTCCCCCAGGCCCGCTCGGTGCGGATGAGCCCCAAGCCCCCGGCCGGGGTCAAGGGCGAGGAGCTGGTCAAGTCCAGCCCCGCCTCCTGGGCCACCAACTACAAGGAATTCCTGGCCTGGTACCAGGCCCAGGTGGACAAGATCAAGCAGAACCAGGAGCAGCAGAAGTCCATCGAGCTTAAGCCCGGGCCCAAGGACACCAAGGGGCCCATCAGCCTGGGCGTGGCCGTGAGCATCGAGGGCAAGGCCCCGGACCAGGGCAAGGCACCCTCCCCGGCCCGCCTGGTGGTCTTCGGCGACGCGGACTTCGTGAACAACGAGTTCCTGGACCTGGGCGGCAACCACGACCTGGTGATGAACAGCGTCTCCTGGCTGGCCAAGGACGATGACCTGGTATCCATCCGGGCCAAGAAGAAAACCAGCCAGCCGCTGTTGCTCCAGCCCGCCCAGGAGCGTCTGCTCTTCTGGATACCCCTGGTGGTGTGGCCCCTGGTGGTGGCGGTGATCGGCGCGGTGATGATCCTGCGGAGGCGGCGCGGCCGATGA
- a CDS encoding DUF4340 domain-containing protein gives MTPKKIIIWVLFLAVAAALYFLSDAVDRRSQEQERETNRIVTLSDPLNVASLDIEGQQMPKAIRIERRDKEHRWDMVAPVKSQADGMQVGRLLSTVLEGQVKGRIENPGNLKDFGLDPAALKLTLTDRKGGQAVLLLGSLSPTKEFAYAAAPGGKEVWMVEPTLRGAVNRSVFELRDKAVMDFVVSNVTRLELNTGKEEIKVKRLQGGAAPRWQFADGGEADPSAVEDLLFMVHGLMALDFLDQGIHLKKMGFEPPQAGVVLDMEDGSKKGLLVGGKVTGREERYVRRLSGGPVMVLKQAALDRLYKANRFSLSQRRLMRFERDAAVALSVTRGKDELKYAKQGGVWVRTQPPGDEKSGEAASLLVWDLGNLKWQKVLGTGGLLGLDNPSAVIKLTLEAPAKDGEAPTVQVKTLSLGRVDKASGLLAAQIGGDERVFGLAADFADNLPAAQAEKTAPKGQK, from the coding sequence ATGACCCCCAAGAAGATCATCATATGGGTGCTGTTCCTGGCCGTGGCCGCGGCGCTCTATTTCCTGTCCGACGCGGTGGACCGCCGTTCCCAGGAGCAAGAGCGCGAGACTAACCGAATAGTCACCCTTTCCGATCCCCTCAACGTGGCCAGCCTGGACATCGAGGGCCAACAGATGCCCAAGGCCATCCGCATCGAGCGGCGCGACAAGGAGCACCGCTGGGACATGGTGGCCCCGGTGAAGTCCCAGGCCGACGGGATGCAGGTGGGCCGCCTGCTCTCCACCGTGCTGGAGGGCCAGGTGAAGGGGCGCATCGAGAACCCGGGCAACCTGAAGGACTTCGGCCTGGACCCGGCCGCGCTCAAGCTGACCCTGACCGACCGCAAGGGCGGCCAGGCGGTGTTGCTCCTGGGCAGCCTCAGCCCCACCAAGGAATTCGCCTATGCCGCCGCGCCCGGGGGCAAAGAGGTGTGGATGGTGGAGCCCACCCTGCGCGGGGCGGTCAACCGCAGCGTCTTTGAGCTGCGGGACAAGGCGGTCATGGACTTCGTGGTGAGCAACGTCACGCGCCTGGAGCTGAACACCGGCAAGGAAGAGATCAAGGTAAAGCGCCTGCAAGGCGGCGCGGCCCCCCGCTGGCAGTTCGCGGACGGCGGCGAGGCCGACCCCTCGGCGGTGGAAGACCTGTTGTTCATGGTGCACGGCCTCATGGCCCTGGACTTTTTGGATCAGGGCATCCATCTGAAGAAGATGGGCTTCGAGCCGCCCCAGGCCGGGGTGGTGCTGGACATGGAGGACGGGAGCAAGAAGGGCCTATTGGTGGGCGGCAAGGTGACCGGCCGCGAGGAGCGCTACGTTCGCCGCCTGTCCGGCGGGCCGGTGATGGTGCTCAAGCAGGCTGCCCTGGACCGCCTCTACAAGGCCAACCGCTTCTCCCTGAGCCAGCGGCGGCTGATGCGCTTCGAGCGCGACGCGGCGGTGGCCCTGAGCGTCACGCGCGGCAAGGATGAGCTCAAGTACGCCAAACAAGGCGGGGTTTGGGTGCGCACCCAACCGCCGGGCGACGAAAAAAGCGGCGAAGCTGCCAGCCTTCTGGTATGGGATTTGGGTAATCTTAAATGGCAGAAGGTCCTGGGCACCGGAGGGCTTTTGGGGCTGGACAATCCCAGCGCGGTGATTAAATTGACCCTAGAGGCTCCGGCCAAGGACGGCGAGGCGCCCACGGTGCAAGTGAAGACCCTTTCCCTGGGACGGGTGGACAAGGCCAGCGGCCTGTTGGCCGCCCAAATCGGGGGGGATGAGCGCGTGTTCGGCCTGGCCGCCGACTTCGCGGACAACCTGCCCGCCGCCCAGGCGGAAAAAACGGCCCCCAAGGGCCAGAAATAA